The following are encoded together in the Acidicapsa ligni genome:
- a CDS encoding LuxR C-terminal-related transcriptional regulator, translating into MTTREQEMMELVVDGLQKKQAVGKLGIREITLQIHHGKVERFRQCDKGPELFSFRKVFANHG; encoded by the coding sequence CTGACCACTCGCGAGCAGGAGATGATGGAATTGGTGGTCGACGGTCTGCAGAAGAAACAGGCAGTTGGAAAGCTTGGAATCAGGGAGATAACGTTGCAGATCCATCACGGGAAAGTTGAGCGTTTCAGGCAGTGTGACAAGGGCCCTGAGCTGTTTAGTTTCAGGAAGGTATTTGCTAATCATGGATAG